The following coding sequences are from one Thermoplasmatales archaeon window:
- a CDS encoding DHH family phosphoesterase, producing MGIKNKAKEISKLIEKQDMITILSHNDADGVAGAAIASNALEERGIKNEVKFVNYLDEKVIEENKDNFVWFIDLGNGSIEEIKEKNISCVISDHHFSKKFHENSINPFFYGIDGEVEISAAGLSYLISSNFFSCTSDLAIVGAIGDLQDLKYCRIVGMNRELLASSRVEIKKDIRIYGREKPLYKMLAYASDPFIPGLFKRIGSSISFLKKIGINHEKSWNELSREEKKILLSSLIKLLISQGFTYEQISRIFGEVYEIDGKDLRDITTILNAMARNGEANFAVDICMKRNYEKCDEILEKYRRNLYKCISFAKNKIEEYGKLLYFHGDGHINENLIGTVTGLLLKEEEIKSPLIGFAATNDGIKVSARLPLILAKKINLSEAIQKVAISLGGRGGGHCSAAGAIIPKGRENDFLYAFEIEIRNQLAL from the coding sequence ATGGGAATAAAAAATAAGGCAAAAGAGATTTCAAAGTTAATAGAAAAGCAGGATATGATTACTATTTTGAGCCATAACGATGCGGATGGGGTTGCAGGCGCCGCTATCGCAAGTAATGCTTTAGAGGAGAGAGGAATAAAAAATGAGGTTAAATTTGTTAATTATCTCGATGAAAAAGTAATTGAAGAGAATAAAGATAATTTCGTATGGTTTATTGATTTGGGGAATGGAAGCATTGAAGAAATAAAGGAAAAGAATATTTCCTGTGTTATTTCTGACCATCATTTTAGCAAAAAGTTTCATGAGAATTCTATAAATCCCTTTTTTTATGGAATAGATGGAGAAGTGGAAATTTCCGCTGCGGGCTTATCCTACCTAATTTCATCAAATTTTTTCAGTTGTACTTCAGATTTAGCAATTGTTGGTGCAATAGGTGATTTGCAGGATTTGAAATACTGCAGGATTGTTGGAATGAATAGAGAACTTTTAGCCAGTTCAAGAGTTGAAATAAAAAAGGATATAAGGATTTATGGAAGAGAAAAGCCTCTTTATAAAATGCTTGCCTATGCATCAGACCCTTTTATTCCAGGATTATTTAAAAGAATAGGTAGCTCAATTTCATTTCTTAAAAAAATTGGAATTAATCATGAAAAAAGTTGGAATGAGCTAAGTAGGGAAGAGAAGAAAATATTGTTATCCTCTCTAATAAAGTTACTAATTAGCCAGGGTTTCACATACGAGCAAATAAGCAGGATATTTGGAGAAGTATATGAAATAGATGGAAAAGATTTAAGAGATATTACAACAATTTTAAATGCAATGGCAAGAAATGGAGAAGCAAATTTCGCGGTTGATATATGCATGAAAAGAAATTATGAAAAATGCGATGAAATACTGGAAAAATACAGGAGAAATTTATACAAATGCATTTCATTTGCAAAAAACAAGATTGAAGAATATGGAAAATTACTCTATTTTCATGGAGATGGCCATATAAATGAAAATTTAATCGGTACAGTGACTGGGCTATTATTAAAAGAAGAGGAAATAAAATCCCCCCTTATTGGCTTTGCAGCAACAAATGATGGAATAAAAGTATCTGCGAGGCTTCCTTTGATTCTTGCAAAAAAAATTAATTTATCTGAGGCAATCCAAAAAGTAGCAATTTCACTGGGGGGAAGAGGAGGAGGCCATTGCTCAGCGGCAGGAGCAATTATTCCAAAAGGAAGAGAAAATGATTTCCTGTATGCTTTTGAAATAGAGATCAGGAATCAACTCGCTTTATAG
- the hypF gene encoding carbamoyltransferase HypF yields MLARIIVQGVVQGVGFRPFVYRIAKICGLNGYVLNLGQAGVEIEVEGEKEKIDEFILLLKEKKPPMAKIDSIKIKYGKEKNYRTFEIKKSKGEGKGLSSLPPDIAICDECVSDIEKDERRKNYFFTTCTNCGPRFTITRKLPYDRTNTTMDEFEMCEECRKEYKNPADRRFHAQTNACKKCGPKIFLKGDKIVEKGEKAIWVACKMLLDGKIVAIKGLGGYHLSCVAKENAVKRLRKLLGRDEKPFALMVKDEKMAEEICYLKKEEREILKSYIHPILLLEKKKELPYVAPGLHNYGVMLPYTGLHHLLFKKVDHPLIMTSANLPGKPIIKDDWEIMKIGADFILYYNRKIYQRSDDSIVKFIGKRPVLIRRSRGYTPVPINLKFKVKNILALGAEENVTACFLKDKYAFLTQHIGNLTHYETFEFLKETIEHFSKILKFKPDGIACDLHPDFITTRYAEELAENIPVFKIQHHHAHTAKAMEENNLDEAIGIAIDGFGYGEDRNAWGGEVIYSTIDEYKRLGHLRYYPMPGGDLATKYPLRMLCGILGEKIKDFVYERKKFFPHGEEEIEIIFRQRKGSIKTSSCGRVLDAISALLDVCHVMRYEGEPAMKLESLARRGNNVLEIEPVIKNGIIETKEIFVNILDNIKKRKEDLAYSAEQYLADSFASLAIEKADEVGTKNIVIAGGCAYNEHIVTEIEKRVIKEGYRFFINTLVPCGDGGISFGQAVIANKALKI; encoded by the coding sequence GTGCTCGCCAGAATAATTGTTCAGGGGGTTGTGCAGGGCGTCGGCTTCAGGCCATTTGTTTATAGAATTGCAAAGATTTGCGGGCTTAATGGATATGTTTTAAATTTAGGGCAGGCGGGGGTTGAAATAGAAGTAGAAGGAGAAAAAGAGAAAATCGATGAATTTATTTTGCTTTTAAAGGAAAAAAAGCCTCCGATGGCGAAAATTGATTCAATTAAAATCAAATATGGTAAGGAAAAAAATTACAGAACCTTTGAAATAAAGAAAAGCAAGGGAGAAGGAAAGGGATTATCCTCACTTCCTCCAGATATTGCAATATGCGATGAATGTGTTTCAGATATAGAAAAAGATGAGAGGAGGAAAAACTATTTTTTTACAACATGTACGAATTGCGGGCCAAGATTTACAATCACAAGAAAATTACCCTATGATAGGACAAATACAACAATGGATGAATTTGAAATGTGCGAGGAATGCAGAAAAGAATATAAAAATCCTGCGGATAGAAGATTTCACGCTCAAACAAATGCGTGCAAAAAATGTGGTCCAAAAATATTTTTGAAGGGAGACAAGATTGTTGAAAAGGGAGAAAAAGCAATTTGGGTGGCTTGTAAGATGCTTTTAGATGGAAAAATAGTTGCGATAAAAGGGCTTGGAGGATATCATCTTTCATGTGTTGCAAAGGAAAATGCGGTAAAAAGATTGAGAAAATTGCTGGGAAGAGATGAAAAGCCTTTTGCGTTGATGGTAAAAGATGAGAAGATGGCAGAGGAGATATGCTATTTAAAGAAAGAAGAGAGAGAAATTTTGAAAAGTTATATCCACCCTATTTTATTGCTTGAAAAGAAAAAAGAATTGCCTTATGTTGCTCCAGGATTGCATAACTATGGAGTAATGTTACCTTATACTGGCCTTCATCATCTTTTATTCAAAAAAGTTGATCACCCTTTGATAATGACCTCTGCAAATCTTCCCGGAAAACCAATAATAAAGGATGATTGGGAAATAATGAAAATTGGAGCGGATTTCATTCTCTATTATAACAGGAAAATTTACCAGAGGAGCGATGATTCAATAGTGAAATTTATTGGTAAAAGGCCAGTTTTGATAAGGAGGAGCAGAGGATATACTCCAGTTCCAATAAATTTAAAATTTAAAGTAAAAAATATACTTGCTCTTGGGGCAGAGGAAAATGTTACCGCCTGCTTTTTAAAAGATAAATATGCTTTTCTTACCCAGCATATAGGAAATTTAACTCACTATGAAACTTTTGAATTTTTAAAAGAAACGATAGAACATTTTTCAAAAATTCTGAAATTTAAACCAGATGGAATAGCATGTGATTTACACCCAGATTTTATTACAACAAGATATGCTGAAGAGCTGGCTGAAAATATTCCTGTTTTTAAGATACAGCATCATCATGCACATACTGCAAAGGCGATGGAGGAGAATAATCTTGATGAAGCGATAGGAATAGCAATTGATGGATTTGGGTATGGCGAAGATAGAAATGCATGGGGAGGAGAGGTAATATATTCAACAATAGATGAATATAAGAGGCTGGGGCATCTCCGCTATTATCCGATGCCTGGCGGGGATTTGGCAACTAAATATCCTTTGAGAATGCTGTGTGGGATTTTAGGAGAGAAAATAAAGGATTTTGTTTATGAGAGAAAGAAATTCTTCCCTCACGGTGAAGAGGAGATAGAGATAATTTTTAGACAGAGAAAAGGCTCAATAAAGACAAGTAGTTGTGGAAGAGTTTTAGATGCGATTTCTGCATTGCTTGATGTGTGCCATGTTATGAGATATGAAGGGGAACCAGCAATGAAGCTTGAAAGCCTAGCAAGAAGAGGAAATAATGTTTTAGAGATCGAGCCGGTTATTAAAAACGGGATTATAGAAACGAAGGAAATTTTTGTAAATATTCTGGATAATATTAAAAAAAGGAAAGAGGATCTGGCTTATTCTGCGGAGCAATACTTAGCTGACTCTTTTGCATCTCTTGCAATTGAAAAAGCGGATGAAGTTGGCACAAAAAATATTGTTATTGCGGGAGGATGTGCCTATAATGAGCATATAGTTACAGAAATAGAAAAAAGAGTAATCAAGGAAGGATATAGATTCTTCATCAATACTCTTGTTCCATGTGGAGATGGGGGAATTTCATTTGGTCAGGCTGTAATTGCAAATAAGGCCCTAAAAATTTGA
- a CDS encoding DUF2240 family protein has product MDDLKILFAFLFNKKGDKIREEDVFNVLSFEMGWMTPKEGKKIIEKGLEKNYIKIEENLIKPNFDYKEVEIPLGFKFDESKISEYEKDIFSRIVSRIEKSLNIGNKRIMEEIEEMSKNMEVYPEVAALLYAKKRGIEIDDFVEEIERMIFSKK; this is encoded by the coding sequence ATGGATGATTTAAAAATACTATTTGCTTTCTTGTTCAATAAAAAGGGGGATAAAATAAGAGAAGAGGATGTTTTCAATGTTCTTTCATTTGAAATGGGATGGATGACCCCAAAAGAAGGCAAGAAAATAATAGAGAAAGGGCTGGAAAAAAATTATATAAAAATAGAGGAAAATTTAATAAAACCAAATTTTGATTATAAAGAAGTAGAAATACCTCTTGGCTTCAAATTCGATGAGAGTAAAATCAGTGAATATGAAAAAGATATATTTTCTAGAATTGTCAGCAGAATAGAAAAAAGTTTAAATATAGGGAATAAAAGGATAATGGAGGAAATAGAAGAAATGAGTAAAAATATGGAAGTCTATCCAGAAGTAGCAGCTCTTCTATATGCAAAGAAAAGAGGAATTGAGATAGATGATTTCGTAGAAGAAATAGAAAGAATGATATTTTCAAAGAAGTGA
- a CDS encoding tripartite tricarboxylate transporter permease, protein MIDFFLAVLFSLIGSFIGIITGLLPGLHTNNIAILMIFISSIISNEFAIYLCILIISAAIAHTFLNIIPSTFIGAPDEDKALIALPAHSMVMEGRGYEAVEISAYSSLLSVIICMILLYPFKFILTSPLNLYYTIEKVVPWILICISILVIFTNKNFLSALLIFFISGLLGLAVWDMSSSFLIKSSPIFPALTGLFGLPALIYSYKTDIPEQLVESKKRDLSKRAICEGAVAGGIVSILPGISSAIATTIVMTIKKERSNEEVISILSATNTATSFFVIIALFIILKARSGFAIAIKELIYIERWEGIIFPYPLNLFMIAVIISAIFSYFATIYIGKKIAINISKISYKLILKISLLIIIVMVIISNGPVGLLILLTSSLIGILCLELRVRRSVCMGFLMIPVIISLL, encoded by the coding sequence ATGATTGATTTTTTTCTTGCAGTTCTTTTTTCCCTAATTGGCTCTTTTATAGGCATAATAACTGGACTATTGCCAGGATTGCATACAAACAATATAGCCATCCTTATGATTTTTATCTCTTCTATTATTTCAAATGAATTTGCCATTTATTTATGCATCCTAATTATATCAGCTGCAATTGCTCACACTTTTTTAAATATTATACCATCTACTTTCATAGGAGCTCCAGATGAGGATAAAGCTTTGATTGCATTGCCCGCTCATTCAATGGTTATGGAGGGAAGGGGATATGAAGCGGTTGAAATATCCGCATATTCAAGTTTGCTATCAGTTATAATATGCATGATTCTTCTCTATCCTTTCAAATTTATCCTAACAAGTCCTCTTAATCTTTATTACACAATAGAGAAAGTTGTTCCATGGATTCTTATATGCATCTCAATATTAGTGATTTTCACAAACAAAAACTTTCTTTCCGCATTGCTGATATTTTTTATTTCCGGCTTGCTGGGGCTTGCGGTTTGGGACATGAGCTCTTCATTTCTTATAAAATCCTCGCCGATCTTCCCCGCCCTTACTGGTTTGTTCGGCTTGCCCGCATTGATTTACTCCTATAAAACAGATATCCCTGAGCAATTAGTGGAAAGCAAGAAGAGAGATTTGAGCAAAAGGGCTATTTGCGAGGGCGCAGTCGCAGGAGGAATAGTTTCGATTTTGCCAGGAATAAGCTCTGCAATTGCAACAACAATTGTAATGACAATCAAAAAAGAAAGAAGCAATGAAGAGGTTATATCTATTCTTTCTGCAACAAACACCGCAACAAGTTTCTTTGTTATAATTGCTCTTTTTATTATTTTAAAAGCAAGAAGTGGTTTTGCAATTGCAATAAAGGAATTAATTTATATTGAAAGATGGGAAGGAATTATTTTTCCATATCCTCTGAATCTTTTTATGATTGCGGTAATAATCTCCGCCATCTTTTCATATTTTGCTACAATTTATATAGGGAAAAAAATTGCAATTAACATATCCAAAATTTCTTATAAATTAATTCTGAAAATTTCCCTACTGATAATAATAGTAATGGTTATAATATCAAATGGGCCAGTGGGACTGCTGATATTATTAACTTCCTCTCTTATTGGAATATTATGCCTTGAACTAAGAGTAAGGAGAAGTGTTTGCATGGGATTTTTAATGATTCCAGTTATAATATCACTTCTTTGA
- the radB gene encoding DNA repair and recombination protein RadB: MDKKLKLNCSLDNLLEGGIEHGIVTEIYGEGGTGKTNICIQASKSCAMEGKKVVYIDTEGISRERIAQVIKEKKLLEKLLLFSPFSLKEQDEMVSKAIKIDSGLIILDSANLFYRLEMIEDEAKATRYLTNQLIKLQIEARKRDIPVIITSQVYSVGEEVKPFAGRSMDHIAKTIIMLEKVGNRDGKEIRKATIMKHRSLPEGKSATFLITPDGIE, translated from the coding sequence GTGGATAAAAAATTGAAATTGAATTGTTCTCTTGATAATCTTCTTGAAGGAGGTATAGAGCATGGTATTGTAACAGAAATATATGGTGAAGGAGGTACTGGAAAAACAAATATTTGCATCCAAGCATCAAAAAGCTGTGCCATGGAGGGGAAAAAAGTTGTTTATATAGATACGGAAGGAATATCAAGGGAAAGAATTGCACAGGTTATTAAAGAAAAAAAACTTCTTGAAAAACTTCTCTTATTTTCTCCATTTTCTCTGAAAGAGCAGGATGAAATGGTTTCAAAAGCTATAAAAATAGATTCAGGGTTAATAATTCTTGATAGCGCAAACCTCTTCTACAGGCTTGAAATGATAGAGGATGAGGCAAAAGCAACCCGTTATTTAACAAACCAATTGATAAAACTGCAGATTGAAGCAAGAAAGAGAGATATACCGGTTATAATAACAAGCCAGGTTTATTCTGTTGGTGAAGAAGTAAAGCCATTTGCGGGAAGAAGCATGGACCATATAGCAAAAACAATAATAATGCTCGAGAAAGTCGGCAACAGAGACGGGAAAGAGATAAGAAAGGCAACGATAATGAAGCACAGGAGCCTGCCGGAGGGGAAAAGCGCCACCTTCCTTATAACGCCAGATGGGATTGAATAG
- a CDS encoding RNA methyltransferase, with protein sequence MDCFIIVVEPKYAGNLGAIARIMKNFGFKKLIVVSPSFDIDSDDCRKYAMHAQEIIDNAKISGRFEDAIKEMDYVVGTTSKESKHEKHHLRKAIDSREFAKEIYKIEGNVGIVFGREDYGLLNEELKKCDLIVKIPTSKEYPSLNLSHAVSILLYELFIHKRKQRKRILADGKEKEKLYEFFRILLEEVDYPEHKKENTEIMFRRIMGRAMLSKWEYHTLMGVLKKAINAVKK encoded by the coding sequence ATGGATTGCTTTATAATAGTTGTTGAGCCAAAATATGCGGGCAACTTAGGAGCAATTGCAAGAATAATGAAAAATTTTGGATTTAAAAAACTAATTGTTGTTTCTCCTTCATTTGATATAGATAGCGATGATTGCAGAAAATATGCAATGCACGCTCAGGAAATAATTGATAATGCAAAAATTTCTGGAAGATTTGAAGATGCTATAAAAGAGATGGATTATGTAGTTGGAACAACATCAAAAGAAAGCAAACACGAAAAACACCATCTCAGGAAAGCAATTGATTCAAGAGAATTTGCAAAAGAAATTTATAAGATAGAAGGCAATGTTGGAATTGTTTTTGGCAGAGAAGATTATGGTCTGTTAAATGAGGAGTTAAAAAAATGCGATTTGATAGTTAAAATTCCAACGAGCAAAGAATATCCATCTCTTAATCTTTCTCATGCAGTCAGTATATTGCTATATGAACTTTTCATTCATAAAAGAAAGCAGAGAAAAAGAATTTTGGCGGATGGAAAGGAAAAGGAAAAGCTGTATGAATTTTTCAGAATTTTATTGGAAGAAGTGGATTATCCAGAGCATAAAAAAGAGAATACAGAAATTATGTTCAGAAGAATAATGGGAAGAGCAATGCTATCAAAGTGGGAATATCATACTCTAATGGGTGTGCTTAAGAAAGCAATAAATGCGGTAAAAAAATAA
- the glmM gene encoding phosphoglucosamine mutase, whose product MPLFGTNGIRGVANEEITPEFAVKIAKAIGSYFEGDIAIAMDTRISSEMIKNSVISGLVSVGCNVYDANIAPTPALQYYLKNSDFDAGVIITASHNPPQYNGIKVVDNRGEELQREVEEEIEKISHSEKFRKKPWNEIGSIYNLDIIDFYIEGVLKNAEAEETKLKVVIDCGNGAGCLAMPYIVASVADAITLNSEPRGLPVRNYEPVKENVSDLIRAVKAVDADLGIAYDGDADRAIFIAENGEYIGGDYSLAIFAGYKLEKKKGKIVVPVSTSRCVEEYVKMKGGSVFYTKVGARNVAKKMKEINAIFGGEENGGMIFPEHQYCRDGGMASVFMIKLMAEKGEKLSDMVKNLPKYFIVKEKVECREKEKVIEKIKENVSGNVDFTDGIKIIGKDYSILIRPSGTEPIIRIYVESKSEEEAKRIAEEYKKSIKELSK is encoded by the coding sequence ATGCCATTATTTGGGACAAATGGAATTAGAGGGGTGGCAAATGAAGAAATTACCCCCGAATTTGCGGTTAAAATAGCAAAAGCAATTGGAAGCTATTTTGAAGGAGATATTGCGATTGCAATGGACACAAGAATATCAAGCGAGATGATAAAGAATTCAGTAATTTCTGGCTTGGTAAGCGTTGGTTGCAATGTATATGATGCAAATATAGCCCCCACGCCCGCTTTGCAATATTATTTGAAGAATAGCGATTTCGATGCAGGCGTAATCATAACCGCTTCCCATAATCCACCCCAGTATAATGGAATAAAAGTAGTTGATAACAGAGGGGAAGAATTGCAGAGAGAAGTTGAGGAAGAGATAGAAAAAATATCCCACTCAGAAAAGTTCAGAAAAAAACCTTGGAACGAAATTGGTAGCATCTATAATTTAGACATAATAGACTTTTATATTGAAGGTGTGCTCAAGAATGCGGAGGCGGAGGAAACAAAGCTAAAAGTGGTTATTGATTGCGGAAACGGGGCGGGTTGTCTGGCTATGCCCTATATTGTGGCGAGTGTTGCGGATGCAATTACTCTAAATAGCGAGCCGAGGGGTTTGCCTGTGAGAAATTATGAACCAGTTAAGGAGAACGTGAGCGATTTAATTAGAGCGGTTAAGGCGGTTGATGCGGATTTAGGGATAGCTTATGACGGGGATGCAGATAGGGCAATATTTATAGCGGAGAATGGAGAATATATTGGCGGGGATTATTCCCTTGCAATTTTTGCTGGATATAAACTTGAAAAAAAGAAGGGGAAAATTGTTGTTCCTGTATCTACATCAAGATGTGTTGAGGAATATGTAAAGATGAAGGGAGGAAGTGTTTTTTACACAAAAGTAGGGGCAAGAAATGTTGCAAAAAAGATGAAAGAAATAAATGCAATTTTTGGAGGAGAAGAAAATGGTGGAATGATATTTCCGGAGCATCAATATTGCAGGGATGGTGGCATGGCCAGCGTTTTCATGATTAAATTAATGGCTGAAAAAGGCGAAAAATTATCAGATATGGTTAAAAATTTGCCAAAATATTTTATAGTGAAGGAAAAAGTAGAATGCAGGGAAAAAGAAAAAGTGATAGAGAAAATTAAGGAAAATGTAAGTGGAAATGTGGATTTTACTGATGGAATTAAAATAATTGGCAAAGATTACTCGATTTTAATACGCCCCTCTGGAACAGAGCCAATAATAAGAATATATGTTGAGAGCAAAAGCGAGGAAGAAGCAAAAAGAATTGCTGAAGAATATAAAAAGAGCATAAAGGAGTTATCAAAATAA